In a genomic window of Infirmifilum sp. NZ:
- the hxlB gene encoding 6-phospho-3-hexuloisomerase, protein MAEDVKKAMSSIAEYIAKAANEIDGEMTNRFLKLLTSALANKNKILVVGAGRSGLVARAFAMRLMHLGFDVYVVGETITPSVREGDILIAVSGSGSTQIVLSVASAAKKAKALVVAVTSFEDSPLGKLSDFIVKVPGRTKVATETDYFARQVMGLYEPLAPLGTLFEDTAMVFFDGVIYALMNLLGVREEDLKKRHANVEGL, encoded by the coding sequence GTGGCTGAAGACGTCAAGAAAGCGATGAGTAGCATAGCCGAGTACATAGCTAAGGCCGCGAACGAGATAGATGGCGAAATGACCAACAGATTCCTCAAATTACTGACTTCAGCTTTAGCCAACAAAAACAAGATCTTGGTCGTGGGAGCGGGGCGAAGCGGGCTTGTTGCACGAGCTTTCGCCATGAGGCTCATGCACCTAGGCTTCGACGTCTACGTTGTGGGAGAGACCATTACCCCATCCGTTCGTGAAGGCGATATCCTGATCGCCGTTTCGGGTTCAGGAAGCACGCAGATCGTGCTCTCCGTAGCGTCCGCCGCTAAGAAGGCTAAGGCCTTAGTCGTCGCCGTAACATCGTTTGAGGACTCCCCCCTTGGTAAGCTGAGCGACTTCATAGTCAAGGTACCCGGGAGAACTAAGGTGGCTACAGAGACAGACTATTTCGCTAGGCAAGTTATGGGGCTCTACGAACCGCTGGCGCCACTGGGAACCTTATTCGAAGACACCGCAATGGTATTTTTCGACGGCGTGATATATGCGTTGATGAACCTTCTAGGTGTACGCGAGGAGGACTTGAAGAAAAGGCACGCGAACGTTGAAGGGCTATAA
- a CDS encoding 50S ribosomal protein L39e — translation MAHNKPLGKKIRLAAAVRENQQVPIWVIAKTLGRVRRKPRRNWRRSRMQL, via the coding sequence ATGGCTCACAATAAACCACTCGGGAAGAAAATACGGCTGGCGGCGGCTGTACGGGAGAACCAGCAAGTTCCAATATGGGTTATTGCTAAGACCCTGGGTAGAGTGCGAAGGAAACCCCGTCGTAACTGGCGTAGAAGCAGGATGCAACTGTAG
- a CDS encoding ATP-dependent DNA helicase, with amino-acid sequence MEEVIARIKEVFPYDHPRSGQLELARLVYESVSASKVLIARYPVGFGKTAAVLAGALASGVPRIAYLAHTKSQFQAPIREALRLTDRGVDITAVALVSRKDLCLFPSKLVADMDYNRFMKFCSLKRASGECPYGEGASNLELPQVLTPPLMRRMGRESGICPYEIALRALEKARLIVASYSYFFNPALFNLIVERGHVNLSETLLVIDEAHNLPTFISDSLSSRLNGSVLASAIGEVQRFGGDEVAETREALKSLMALLDRTATDEGAEIPAEKFLEIAPASASLSRLALSVERKIGVLSATWQVAEFIKSVENLPSDSVLLALNDSEGKAFKVYFYNVPKIARRVFHSVRAAVFLSATLPPAEYYAALLGVEKERVVEATYPFTWGENVTLVIVPGLSSRYVLRTAELYRRYAQAIEAVFEDPDARHVLVVFPSYSFMIEVLPYLKAKPRLMERHDTTLDEMVEFLIENEKCLLMIVAWGKFSEGVEFKLMKQSLVDTIVIAGLPVPTPSPVNQRLVRILEASTGNREWAWKQVFLYPGLMKVIQIIGRGVRSEHDRVRVFLLDERAAEPEARSFFELYGINPLVLTRRGRK; translated from the coding sequence ATGGAAGAAGTGATAGCGAGAATAAAGGAGGTCTTTCCATACGATCATCCGCGCAGCGGTCAGCTAGAGCTAGCGAGACTAGTTTACGAAAGCGTCTCAGCTTCTAAAGTGCTGATTGCCCGCTACCCGGTAGGCTTTGGAAAAACCGCTGCAGTACTAGCTGGGGCTCTGGCCTCTGGTGTCCCACGCATAGCGTACTTGGCGCACACGAAGAGTCAGTTTCAAGCTCCCATCCGTGAGGCTCTGAGGCTTACCGATAGAGGCGTGGATATCACTGCTGTTGCTTTGGTCAGCAGGAAGGATCTCTGCCTTTTCCCCAGCAAGCTTGTAGCGGACATGGATTACAATCGCTTCATGAAGTTTTGCTCGTTGAAGCGAGCAAGTGGTGAGTGCCCATATGGTGAAGGCGCGTCTAATCTCGAGCTACCGCAGGTTCTTACGCCGCCACTCATGAGGAGGATGGGGCGCGAAAGCGGCATCTGCCCATACGAGATAGCCTTGAGGGCTTTGGAGAAAGCCAGATTGATCGTAGCCTCCTACTCGTATTTTTTCAACCCGGCGCTCTTTAACCTTATAGTGGAAAGAGGCCATGTAAATCTCTCGGAGACTCTTTTGGTCATTGACGAGGCCCACAACTTACCTACGTTTATCTCGGATAGCTTAAGTAGCAGACTTAATGGCTCTGTTTTAGCTTCTGCGATAGGAGAGGTTCAGAGATTTGGCGGGGACGAGGTTGCGGAAACCAGGGAGGCTTTAAAATCCCTGATGGCGCTTCTTGATAGGACAGCGACGGACGAGGGGGCAGAAATCCCTGCTGAGAAGTTCCTGGAGATAGCTCCGGCTTCAGCAAGCCTAAGTAGGCTCGCCTTGAGCGTTGAGAGAAAAATAGGAGTGTTGTCCGCTACGTGGCAGGTAGCGGAGTTCATAAAAAGTGTCGAGAACCTTCCAAGTGATTCTGTGCTCTTAGCGTTAAACGACAGCGAGGGTAAAGCCTTCAAAGTGTATTTCTACAACGTACCGAAGATCGCTAGGAGGGTTTTTCATAGCGTAAGGGCTGCCGTCTTCCTGTCTGCCACGCTCCCTCCCGCGGAATACTACGCGGCGCTACTTGGTGTCGAAAAGGAGCGCGTCGTTGAAGCAACATACCCGTTTACTTGGGGGGAAAACGTCACATTAGTAATCGTACCAGGGTTATCGTCCAGGTATGTCCTCAGAACTGCCGAGCTTTACAGGCGCTACGCTCAAGCTATTGAAGCCGTTTTCGAGGATCCCGATGCTAGACATGTGCTCGTGGTTTTTCCGTCGTACTCTTTCATGATTGAGGTGCTCCCGTACCTGAAGGCTAAACCGAGACTGATGGAGAGACACGATACAACCCTAGATGAAATGGTGGAGTTCCTGATCGAGAACGAGAAGTGCCTCCTGATGATTGTTGCCTGGGGGAAGTTTTCGGAGGGGGTCGAGTTTAAGTTGATGAAGCAGAGCTTAGTAGACACGATAGTTATTGCCGGCTTACCCGTTCCGACACCTTCCCCTGTTAATCAGCGCCTGGTCAGGATCCTCGAAGCCTCCACAGGAAACAGAGAGTGGGCCTGGAAGCAGGTGTTCTTGTACCCGGGCTTGATGAAAGTCATCCAGATAATTGGTAGAGGCGTGAGATCTGAGCATGACAGAGTGAGAGTTTTCCTCCTTGACGAAAGAGCTGCAGAGCCGGAGGCGAGAAGCTTCTTCGAGCTTTACGGCATAAACCCACTAGTTCTTACTCGGCGCGGGCGCAAATGA
- a CDS encoding radical SAM protein: MTIAVLIDGYTDEPAGLGVPPYIDVYPRYVAGAIWHADKNAKLYYFTIDAYRSNETSISSIIAKADLLIVIGGVVVPGRYLGGKPITPQEIISIPKKYENPLKVLCGPVARFGTALRGGERAVHPKALEEAYDLIIRGDPAHVIYELLVEKSVEKVNPFKLPSDYRLTDIFAVKGARVVLQHPNLGFNLTAEIETFRGCPRWLSGGCSFCIEPRLGRVVWREQEAIASEIRALYELGVRAFRLGRQSDFLAYKAKGVNEVEYPEPAPEELEKLLQAVRRVAPSLETLHIDNVNPMTIALHEEKAERAIKIIIKYHTPGDVAAFGLESADPIVSRENNLGNSAEDVLKAVEVVNRLGKRRGWNGLPELLPGLNFVLGLKGETKKTFEYNREFLEEILRRGLLVRRVNIREVLPLPGTPMWNIGDKIAKRHKKFILSFKRWVREYFDVEMMQRLFPKGTVIRRCCIEAIVNGKFVARPTGSYPVTVFLEEGKVGSRVDCVVYDHKARSLLGAKMPLTTRNRRVLEKLFGRELAERIISEGLEKTSDNVKFYFMRATLARWSPLVRSSDQ, translated from the coding sequence ATGACGATTGCGGTGCTTATAGACGGGTACACGGATGAGCCTGCGGGCCTCGGCGTCCCACCCTATATCGACGTATACCCTCGATACGTTGCGGGCGCGATCTGGCACGCCGACAAAAACGCGAAGCTCTACTACTTCACGATCGACGCATACCGCTCAAACGAGACGAGCATCTCCAGCATAATCGCCAAAGCAGACCTCCTCATAGTTATCGGCGGTGTTGTCGTCCCTGGGCGATACCTCGGCGGCAAACCCATAACTCCCCAAGAGATAATCTCAATACCAAAGAAATACGAAAATCCCCTCAAGGTTCTCTGCGGCCCAGTAGCCCGCTTCGGGACCGCGTTGCGGGGTGGGGAAAGAGCAGTTCACCCGAAGGCTCTCGAGGAAGCATACGACCTCATCATCAGGGGGGATCCAGCGCATGTCATTTACGAACTACTCGTCGAGAAGAGTGTTGAAAAAGTGAATCCGTTCAAACTACCTTCTGACTACCGCTTGACGGATATATTCGCGGTGAAGGGGGCAAGAGTGGTGCTACAGCACCCCAACCTAGGGTTTAACTTGACGGCGGAGATAGAGACTTTCAGGGGCTGCCCTCGGTGGCTATCCGGCGGATGCTCGTTCTGCATCGAGCCACGCCTAGGTCGAGTAGTGTGGCGCGAGCAGGAAGCTATAGCCTCAGAAATCAGAGCTCTCTACGAGCTAGGTGTCCGAGCCTTTCGGCTCGGAAGGCAGAGCGACTTCCTGGCATACAAGGCTAAAGGCGTGAATGAGGTGGAGTACCCGGAGCCGGCCCCTGAGGAGCTCGAGAAGCTCCTCCAGGCGGTGAGGAGGGTCGCACCAAGCCTGGAAACATTACACATTGACAACGTGAATCCGATGACGATAGCTCTCCACGAGGAGAAGGCCGAGAGAGCAATCAAGATCATCATTAAGTATCACACTCCCGGTGACGTCGCGGCTTTTGGACTAGAGAGCGCTGACCCGATAGTATCTAGGGAGAATAACCTCGGGAACAGTGCGGAGGACGTTCTGAAGGCCGTCGAGGTCGTGAACCGCCTAGGTAAACGGAGGGGTTGGAACGGGCTGCCGGAGCTCTTACCTGGGTTAAACTTCGTGTTAGGCCTGAAGGGAGAAACGAAGAAGACCTTCGAGTACAATAGGGAGTTTCTTGAAGAAATCCTCAGGAGGGGGCTACTGGTGAGAAGGGTCAACATAAGGGAGGTCCTTCCCTTACCGGGCACGCCGATGTGGAATATAGGGGACAAGATAGCTAAGAGGCACAAGAAGTTCATTCTAAGCTTCAAGAGATGGGTTCGCGAGTACTTCGATGTTGAAATGATGCAAAGGCTTTTTCCAAAGGGAACAGTGATCAGGAGGTGCTGCATCGAGGCGATTGTTAATGGAAAATTCGTTGCGAGACCTACTGGGAGCTACCCGGTAACGGTATTTCTCGAGGAAGGGAAAGTAGGCTCAAGAGTGGACTGCGTTGTATACGACCATAAGGCTAGGAGCCTACTCGGCGCGAAAATGCCTCTGACTACGCGCAACAGGCGAGTGCTGGAGAAACTCTTCGGACGGGAGCTGGCTGAGAGAATCATTTCAGAAGGACTGGAAAAAACAAGCGATAACGTCAAATTCTACTTCATGAGAGCCACCCTAGCTAGGTGGTCCCCACTTGTGAGGTCCTCAGACCAGTGA
- a CDS encoding 50S ribosomal protein L31e: MPKLAEGENVFTATIPLRDAYRAPRKKRAKVAVRLVREWVARHFHVKGGVKVGNRLNELIWSRSIEKPPRRVTVNVRVSVEEGEVVEAEVDLPSQAKEEHKE, encoded by the coding sequence ATGCCTAAGTTAGCGGAAGGGGAGAACGTATTCACGGCGACCATTCCTTTACGCGACGCGTATAGGGCGCCTAGGAAGAAGAGAGCCAAAGTTGCAGTGCGGCTTGTTAGGGAGTGGGTTGCTAGGCACTTCCACGTGAAGGGTGGTGTGAAGGTTGGTAACAGGCTGAACGAGCTCATTTGGAGCAGGAGCATCGAGAAGCCTCCAAGGCGCGTCACGGTAAACGTGAGAGTCAGTGTTGAAGAAGGGGAGGTTGTAGAGGCCGAAGTCGACCTGCCATCGCAAGCCAAAGAAGAGCATAAAGAGTAG
- a CDS encoding Lrp/AsnC family transcriptional regulator, translating into MSEQVSEVKLDHIDKKILEMLQDNAKTPYSQIASQLGISEATVHLRIRKLVNAGIIKRFQAVVDPEKVGKKVTAIIAVIAIPQKYNQVLKQLERMPEVYEIYDVTGEYSTILKVRVRNKEDLAKLIDEIGGIDGVESTKTMYVLRVIKEDTRIKID; encoded by the coding sequence AGCGAGCAGGTTTCAGAAGTCAAGCTAGATCACATTGATAAAAAAATACTTGAAATGCTTCAAGACAACGCTAAGACACCGTATTCGCAAATCGCGAGTCAGCTCGGAATATCTGAGGCGACTGTTCACCTTAGAATTAGGAAACTGGTCAACGCTGGTATTATAAAGAGGTTTCAAGCCGTCGTAGACCCTGAGAAAGTTGGGAAGAAAGTCACGGCCATTATAGCCGTGATAGCTATACCACAAAAGTACAACCAAGTTTTAAAGCAGCTCGAACGGATGCCCGAGGTCTACGAAATATACGATGTCACAGGAGAGTACTCGACGATACTGAAAGTAAGGGTGAGGAACAAGGAGGATCTGGCGAAGCTAATAGACGAGATAGGTGGCATCGACGGTGTCGAGAGCACGAAGACCATGTACGTGCTACGAGTGATTAAGGAGGATACTAGGATTAAAATAGACTGA
- a CDS encoding translation initiation factor IF-6 yields the protein MSVDLAEIFGTPQIGVFVFINDEFALIPFDAPSKFEEKVVETLKVEALRATVAGSRLLGVLLCGNNNGVVLPRTVLESELSSIKQMGLNVVVLEEVRETGIGNLVLVNDKGCVVSPLLPEKAVKSVEETLSVECEARYLGESPFVGSLAVVTNKALALPPFVTDEEVSELQSILKVQAGLLTVNRGRMFLRSGIIANTKGALVGNETTGHELMQIQRVLFPPS from the coding sequence ATGTCGGTGGATCTCGCCGAAATTTTTGGAACGCCTCAGATCGGCGTCTTCGTCTTCATCAACGATGAGTTCGCACTGATACCTTTTGATGCGCCAAGCAAGTTCGAGGAGAAAGTCGTCGAAACGCTCAAAGTCGAGGCTCTTAGAGCAACCGTTGCCGGCTCCCGGTTGCTCGGCGTGTTGCTTTGCGGCAACAATAACGGCGTCGTGCTGCCGCGCACAGTCCTCGAGTCGGAGCTCAGCTCCATAAAGCAGATGGGGCTAAACGTAGTCGTCCTGGAAGAGGTTAGAGAGACGGGCATCGGGAACCTCGTTCTGGTCAACGACAAGGGTTGCGTCGTAAGTCCACTCTTGCCCGAGAAAGCTGTCAAGTCCGTGGAAGAAACGCTGAGCGTCGAGTGCGAGGCGAGGTATCTTGGAGAAAGTCCCTTCGTGGGCTCCCTTGCAGTCGTGACAAATAAGGCCCTAGCCCTACCCCCGTTCGTGACAGATGAGGAGGTGTCCGAGCTTCAGTCAATACTGAAAGTCCAGGCGGGATTGCTCACGGTTAACAGGGGGAGGATGTTTCTTAGATCAGGGATAATTGCCAACACGAAGGGTGCGCTGGTCGGAAACGAGACAACTGGTCACGAGCTCATGCAGATCCAGAGGGTGCTCTTCCCGCCTTCGTGA
- a CDS encoding thiamine-phosphate kinase, whose product MLREDVIVDWITSAFRIEKSDAVAVETSGAGSLIVNVDAFDSEIHWPPLLSAYMAGRRAYIASTSDVIVKGGKPVAVLVSLRIPLSFSINTVKSFVLGLESAASELGARYLGGDTDVAQGGSFRAEVISIGVPAGKILHRKGAKPGDLLAISGCVGTSSVVFKALAGELDSQLLESALSDWMSPQWPRLEAWFEVTRFLSASIDNSDGLALTLHYLAENSGVRLVLDEIPICSMPLEVLGKRDALESSLYQSGEEYNFVFTFPKEYEWVAETLGAKIVGRVVEGRGVYLNGYGEVVKAGWISGEGYSRRA is encoded by the coding sequence GTGCTTAGAGAAGATGTCATCGTCGACTGGATAACGTCTGCTTTTAGAATTGAAAAAAGCGATGCTGTTGCGGTAGAAACCTCGGGTGCCGGAAGCTTAATCGTGAACGTCGACGCATTTGACTCAGAAATCCACTGGCCACCTCTTTTGAGCGCGTATATGGCTGGCCGCAGAGCCTACATAGCCTCAACGAGCGACGTGATCGTAAAAGGGGGTAAGCCTGTAGCCGTTCTCGTCTCCTTGAGAATACCCTTATCGTTCAGCATAAACACTGTGAAGAGTTTCGTTCTCGGCCTTGAGAGCGCCGCGTCCGAGCTTGGCGCGCGCTATCTAGGCGGTGATACCGACGTGGCTCAGGGTGGGTCATTCAGAGCTGAAGTGATTAGCATAGGGGTGCCTGCTGGCAAGATCCTTCACCGTAAAGGGGCTAAGCCCGGCGACCTACTCGCGATCTCGGGCTGCGTGGGCACTTCGAGTGTAGTGTTCAAAGCGCTAGCCGGTGAGCTGGACAGTCAGCTCCTAGAGAGCGCTCTAAGCGACTGGATGAGTCCGCAGTGGCCTCGCCTAGAGGCATGGTTCGAGGTAACCCGCTTCTTAAGCGCTTCGATCGATAACAGCGATGGTCTAGCTCTCACCCTGCACTACCTCGCCGAGAACTCCGGCGTGAGACTTGTACTCGACGAGATACCCATTTGCAGCATGCCTCTCGAGGTTTTAGGCAAGAGGGACGCCCTCGAAAGCTCCTTGTACCAAAGCGGAGAGGAGTACAACTTCGTCTTTACCTTCCCCAAAGAGTATGAATGGGTTGCCGAGACGCTTGGCGCCAAGATTGTAGGTAGGGTTGTGGAGGGGCGTGGGGTTTACTTGAACGGGTACGGTGAGGTTGTTAAAGCAGGCTGGATCAGCGGAGAGGGGTATTCTAGGAGAGCATGA